The following are encoded in a window of Methylocystis rosea genomic DNA:
- the msrB gene encoding peptide-methionine (R)-S-oxide reductase MsrB yields the protein MADEIFPVTHTDAEWRALLTPEQYDVMRGHGTERPGSCALNHEKRRGAFNCAGCGQPLFRSGEKFESGTGWPSFFDPLPGALGSTVDRGYGMVRTEVHCSRCGSHLGHVFNDGPPPTGLRYCINGVALDFQPE from the coding sequence ATGGCCGACGAGATCTTTCCCGTAACCCACACCGACGCCGAATGGCGCGCGCTTCTCACTCCCGAGCAATATGACGTCATGCGCGGGCATGGCACCGAACGCCCGGGAAGCTGCGCGCTCAATCATGAAAAGCGTCGCGGCGCATTCAACTGCGCGGGCTGCGGCCAGCCGTTGTTTCGCTCGGGCGAGAAGTTCGAAAGCGGCACCGGTTGGCCGAGTTTCTTCGATCCGCTTCCCGGCGCGCTCGGCTCGACCGTCGATCGAGGCTACGGCATGGTGCGCACGGAAGTGCATTGCAGCCGTTGCGGCTCCCATCTCGGGCATGTCTTCAACGATGGCCCGCCGCCGACCGGGCTGCGCTATTGCATCAATGGCGTCGCGCTCGATTTTCAGCCGGAGTAG
- a CDS encoding phytoene desaturase family protein yields MSDKKFDAVVIGSGLGGLTAGAMLAHDGYSVCLLERNFSLGGAASVYKVGPLTVEASLHQTSDARNPRDVKHDILRRLGILDEIEWLPTGALYTVRGGPVGDAFELPFGFAPAYEALAARFPDKRAAIQRFLGEVEQIHDALWTLKQAREESSFAKLARGLWEVAPAAAGWQNSLHEIMERDFAGCEALKCALGANLAYYGDDPRRLWWIYYAIAQGAYIGSGGAYIKGGSRQLSLKLAKCITKTGGVVRMGRQVSAIETDAGGNVIAIRHVARRAGDSEERIEARVAMANCAPSEAAAMMDAPARAKMEETFGSRRLSTSLFSANFGLSAKPSTVGLTDFTTVVMPQNMRRFDQYGDGAGAMAEDPKGELPLHTIANFTAVDSGLWEEPPILVSVLGLDRVENWRDLPRDAALARRERWLDAIQASLDRDYPGFSGLVTTRMLLNAYSMASYLNTPEGAVYGFAALPAEAPILMGFPRTPQTPIAGLYLASAFGGEHGFNGAMLSGAEAARLAERRLAVAT; encoded by the coding sequence ATGAGCGACAAGAAATTCGACGCCGTGGTGATCGGCTCGGGACTGGGCGGATTGACGGCGGGCGCGATGCTTGCGCATGACGGCTACAGCGTCTGCCTGCTCGAACGCAATTTCAGCCTCGGCGGCGCGGCGTCGGTATACAAGGTCGGTCCGCTGACCGTGGAAGCCTCGCTTCATCAGACCTCCGACGCGCGCAACCCACGCGACGTGAAGCACGACATCCTGCGCCGCCTGGGAATTCTCGATGAAATCGAATGGCTGCCCACCGGCGCCCTTTATACGGTGCGCGGCGGCCCGGTTGGCGACGCCTTCGAACTGCCTTTCGGCTTTGCCCCCGCATATGAGGCGCTCGCCGCCCGTTTCCCCGACAAGCGCGCCGCCATCCAAAGATTTCTCGGCGAGGTCGAGCAGATTCACGACGCGCTGTGGACCTTGAAACAGGCCCGCGAGGAGAGCTCCTTCGCCAAATTGGCGCGCGGACTTTGGGAAGTCGCGCCCGCCGCGGCCGGCTGGCAGAATTCATTGCACGAGATCATGGAGCGCGATTTTGCCGGCTGCGAGGCCCTGAAATGCGCGCTGGGCGCCAATCTCGCCTATTACGGCGACGACCCGCGCCGGCTGTGGTGGATCTATTATGCAATTGCGCAGGGCGCTTACATCGGTTCAGGTGGCGCCTATATTAAAGGCGGCTCGCGACAGTTGAGCCTCAAGCTCGCCAAGTGCATCACCAAGACCGGCGGCGTCGTGCGCATGGGCCGGCAGGTCAGCGCCATCGAGACCGATGCGGGCGGCAATGTGATCGCCATACGCCATGTCGCGCGGCGCGCCGGCGACAGCGAGGAGCGCATTGAAGCGCGCGTGGCGATGGCGAATTGCGCGCCTTCGGAGGCGGCGGCGATGATGGACGCGCCAGCGCGCGCGAAAATGGAGGAGACCTTTGGGTCCCGCCGGCTTTCAACATCGCTGTTTTCGGCCAATTTCGGCTTGAGCGCGAAACCATCCACAGTCGGGCTGACGGATTTCACGACCGTCGTGATGCCGCAAAATATGCGGCGCTTCGATCAATATGGCGATGGCGCCGGCGCGATGGCGGAAGATCCCAAGGGGGAATTGCCCCTGCATACGATCGCCAATTTCACCGCGGTCGATTCAGGTCTTTGGGAGGAGCCGCCGATCCTCGTCAGCGTGCTGGGCCTCGATCGCGTCGAGAACTGGCGCGATCTGCCGCGCGACGCGGCGCTCGCGCGCCGCGAACGCTGGCTCGACGCCATACAGGCTTCTCTCGATCGCGACTATCCAGGCTTTTCCGGCCTGGTCACGACGCGCATGCTGCTCAACGCCTATTCGATGGCGAGCTATCTCAACACGCCGGAAGGCGCCGTGTACGGCTTTGCGGCGCTGCCCGCCGAAGCGCCGATCTTGATGGGATTTCCGCGAACGCCGCAAACGCCGATCGCCGGACTCTATCTCGCCTCGGCTTTTGGCGGCGAGCATGGCTTCAACGGCGCGATGTTGTCGGGCGCCGAGGCCGCGCGGCTCGCCGAAAGACGGCTCGCCGTCGCGACCTGA
- a CDS encoding cation:proton antiporter gives MTGIWFQVALILGLALIAAMIAARFRISTALTEIIVGMCARTIFAATVGAEIFSVQEPWVKTLAGLGAIALTFLAGAELDPDVFKMKWKEAASVGAASFLAPAIGCWAVAYYLLGWESSPALLAGIALAATSVAVVYTVMMEYGFNRTDFGKTILAACFITDLGTVVTLGLVFAPFTWKTAAFVVAVGAAFVGLPRATPVIFAKFGGRPSEFETKFLFFALMALGALATWAGSEGVLPAYLIGMALAGSVGRDHALIRKIRAVTIGLLTPFYFIRAGYFVSIPTVLAAPLGVAAFLAVEMATKVVSVYPVARRFGSPHKDAMYTTLLMASGLTFGTISALFGLSNNIIDENQYSTLVAAIIATAIVPTMIANSLYLPRHRLPRETAPQRVHSADPAKESVLEG, from the coding sequence ATGACGGGGATCTGGTTTCAGGTGGCGCTCATACTCGGCCTCGCGCTCATCGCCGCGATGATCGCCGCGAGATTTCGCATCTCGACGGCGCTGACCGAAATTATCGTCGGCATGTGCGCCCGGACGATTTTCGCCGCGACTGTCGGCGCCGAAATCTTCAGCGTCCAGGAGCCTTGGGTTAAAACGCTCGCCGGATTGGGCGCCATCGCGCTGACCTTTCTCGCGGGCGCCGAACTTGATCCCGATGTCTTTAAGATGAAGTGGAAGGAGGCTGCGTCGGTCGGCGCTGCGAGCTTCCTCGCCCCCGCCATCGGCTGCTGGGCGGTCGCCTATTATCTGCTGGGGTGGGAGAGTTCGCCGGCGCTGCTTGCCGGCATCGCGCTCGCCGCCACCTCGGTCGCCGTCGTCTATACGGTGATGATGGAATATGGCTTTAACCGCACGGACTTCGGCAAGACCATTCTCGCCGCCTGTTTCATCACCGATCTCGGCACCGTCGTGACGCTCGGCCTCGTCTTCGCGCCCTTCACCTGGAAGACCGCGGCGTTCGTCGTGGCGGTCGGCGCGGCGTTTGTCGGATTGCCGCGGGCGACGCCGGTGATCTTTGCGAAATTCGGCGGACGCCCTTCGGAATTCGAGACAAAATTCCTGTTCTTCGCGCTGATGGCGCTTGGCGCGCTCGCGACCTGGGCCGGAAGCGAAGGCGTCTTGCCGGCCTATCTGATCGGCATGGCGCTCGCAGGCTCCGTCGGGCGCGACCATGCGCTCATTCGCAAGATTCGGGCGGTGACCATCGGCCTGCTGACGCCCTTCTATTTCATCCGAGCCGGATATTTTGTGTCCATCCCGACCGTTCTCGCCGCGCCGCTTGGCGTCGCCGCCTTTCTTGCCGTCGAGATGGCGACCAAGGTCGTCAGCGTCTATCCCGTGGCGCGCCGATTCGGGTCGCCGCACAAGGACGCCATGTATACGACGCTGCTGATGGCCTCCGGCCTCACATTCGGCACGATTTCGGCGCTTTTCGGCCTGTCAAACAATATCATCGACGAAAACCAATATTCGACGCTCGTCGCAGCGATCATCGCGACGGCGATCGTGCCCACGATGATTGCGAACAGTCTCTATTTGCCGCGCCATCGGCTGCCCCGAGAGACGGCGCCGCAGCGCGTTCATTCCGCGGATCCGGCGAAGGAGTCCGTCCTCGAAGGATAA
- a CDS encoding MFS transporter, with amino-acid sequence MALRAPGWSVTVVTQARMKGWRFLLLNVAAGAANVVMLSNVPGYTVLAPYAAGSLEGVTPSYGTWATTDHMVGIALGLPLSRWLSGRLGAYRVLVGALVAYAAVSLMCAASETIWFFAPMRFLLGLIGGVALPLAQSVTLGQYRDDQRTLGVGFWGVMSMAPFTIGVFMGGFWAEYFNWRWLFYSNVMVALPAAGVIAALFYGSGFERRVTRFDTIGFILLATVLLCVQTILNMGNDFDWFASPVLAWLLLVVLLALPMFIFWEFGERRPALDLRLFLHRNFAIATFCSLIGFLIIQGLLSVFIVQLQVLLGYTSSLAGMVYLAMIFLAMAAAAVVHEITRNVDARLIIFLNFIGLAVTFVWLGHYDKSASFDNVTTPMFFFGFSLAMFFAPLATLAMTGLAGERLIRAAEELAMLRTVFGAMGITLLGVLFFRRTPFHQLELADHFGGRRFASLDLLASFLERMQAMGMSPNAARSRAAQLIRQQAGILALNDAFLFGAMTFILLAGVIWLASPSYASKKRRQTLTRLTAEELMEQP; translated from the coding sequence TTGGCGCTCCGCGCTCCCGGCTGGAGCGTAACGGTGGTCACACAGGCGCGAATGAAAGGCTGGCGATTCCTGCTGCTCAACGTCGCGGCGGGCGCGGCCAACGTCGTTATGTTGTCGAATGTGCCGGGCTATACGGTGCTCGCGCCCTACGCGGCCGGAAGCCTCGAGGGCGTCACGCCGAGCTATGGCACATGGGCGACGACCGACCATATGGTGGGGATCGCGCTCGGCCTTCCATTATCGCGGTGGCTCTCGGGACGACTTGGCGCCTATCGCGTGCTGGTCGGCGCCCTTGTGGCCTACGCCGCCGTTTCCCTGATGTGCGCAGCGAGCGAGACGATCTGGTTCTTCGCGCCGATGCGCTTTCTGCTCGGCCTTATTGGCGGCGTCGCCCTTCCGCTCGCGCAATCCGTGACGCTTGGGCAATATCGGGATGATCAGCGCACGCTCGGCGTCGGCTTTTGGGGCGTCATGAGCATGGCGCCCTTCACCATCGGCGTTTTCATGGGCGGCTTCTGGGCCGAATATTTCAACTGGCGCTGGCTGTTTTATTCCAATGTGATGGTCGCCTTACCCGCGGCAGGCGTCATTGCTGCGCTGTTCTATGGGAGCGGCTTTGAGCGCCGCGTGACGCGCTTCGACACGATCGGTTTCATTCTGCTCGCGACGGTGTTGCTCTGCGTGCAGACCATTCTCAACATGGGCAATGATTTCGACTGGTTCGCCTCGCCCGTGCTCGCATGGCTGCTTCTGGTCGTTCTCCTCGCTTTGCCGATGTTCATCTTCTGGGAGTTCGGCGAGCGGCGGCCCGCCCTCGACCTGCGGCTGTTTCTGCACCGTAATTTCGCGATCGCGACATTCTGTTCGCTGATCGGCTTTCTGATCATTCAGGGCCTGCTGTCGGTGTTCATCGTGCAGCTGCAGGTGCTGCTCGGCTACACGTCTTCTCTGGCCGGCATGGTCTATCTGGCCATGATTTTTTTGGCGATGGCCGCCGCCGCCGTTGTGCATGAGATCACGAGAAACGTCGATGCGCGACTCATCATTTTCCTCAATTTCATCGGCCTCGCGGTGACCTTCGTGTGGCTCGGCCACTACGACAAGAGCGCCTCTTTCGATAATGTGACGACGCCGATGTTCTTCTTCGGCTTCTCTCTTGCGATGTTCTTTGCGCCGCTCGCGACGCTCGCCATGACCGGACTCGCCGGCGAACGACTGATCCGCGCCGCGGAGGAACTCGCGATGTTGCGCACGGTGTTCGGCGCCATGGGCATCACGCTGCTCGGCGTTCTCTTTTTCCGCCGCACGCCCTTCCATCAGCTCGAGCTCGCCGATCATTTCGGCGGACGCCGCTTCGCCTCGCTCGACCTGCTCGCCTCGTTCCTCGAGCGTATGCAGGCGATGGGCATGTCGCCGAATGCCGCGCGCAGCCGGGCGGCGCAGCTCATCCGCCAGCAGGCCGGGATCCTGGCGCTCAACGACGCCTTTCTATTCGGCGCGATGACGTTCATCTTGCTGGCGGGAGTCATCTGGCTCGCCTCCCCAAGCTATGCGTCCAAGAAGCGCCGGCAGACGCTCACCCGGCTTACGGCCGAGGAGCTGATGGAGCAGCCGTAA
- a CDS encoding CopD family protein: MGPLAPLVPHFLAFHVLTLALWCAGLIALPLMLSHHDPSISQSDYARIRRYTHFAYTLGVTPAAVLAVASGTVLVFLRDAFTPWMFLKLVFVGALVLTHGWVGHTVTSMEETQGLHQPPHPALQPVAAFIPILAILFLVLDKPDFSELRFPHWLSQPQGGQLPFLAPSR; the protein is encoded by the coding sequence ATGGGTCCGCTCGCGCCGCTGGTTCCCCATTTCCTGGCGTTCCACGTCCTAACCCTTGCGCTCTGGTGCGCAGGCCTTATCGCCCTGCCGCTGATGCTGTCGCACCACGACCCGTCGATCAGCCAGTCGGATTATGCGCGAATTCGGCGCTATACGCATTTCGCCTATACGCTTGGCGTCACGCCTGCCGCGGTTCTGGCGGTGGCCTCAGGGACCGTGCTCGTCTTTTTGCGCGACGCGTTCACGCCATGGATGTTCTTGAAGCTCGTCTTCGTCGGCGCTCTGGTCCTCACCCATGGCTGGGTCGGGCACACGGTCACATCGATGGAGGAGACCCAGGGTCTTCACCAGCCGCCGCATCCTGCCCTGCAGCCGGTGGCGGCGTTCATCCCCATCCTCGCCATCCTGTTTCTGGTGCTCGACAAGCCTGACTTCAGCGAGCTTCGCTTTCCGCACTGGCTCTCGCAGCCGCAGGGCGGTCAGCTCCCCTTTTTGGCGCCCAGCCGATAG
- a CDS encoding DUF2231 domain-containing protein: protein MANKRNGEQSGFIDPINQLPEFHETESRVAVLGHPIHAMSVAFPIALTFTLLGADLLYWWTGDPFWARAGVWSAGGGFLLGLVAGLSGTAELLLVAGIRARTAAWSHFILAVLLLALLGVNWGYRLYDYEAVVLPYGLLLSFFCVIMVSVTGWHGGKLVFDYRLGAKKGS, encoded by the coding sequence GTGGCGAACAAACGAAACGGTGAGCAAAGCGGCTTCATTGATCCGATCAACCAGCTGCCCGAGTTTCACGAAACCGAATCTCGAGTGGCGGTGCTCGGCCATCCGATCCACGCGATGTCCGTCGCTTTTCCGATCGCGCTGACATTCACCCTGCTTGGCGCCGATCTCCTTTACTGGTGGACAGGCGATCCGTTCTGGGCGCGCGCCGGCGTGTGGTCCGCGGGCGGAGGTTTCCTGCTTGGCCTTGTGGCGGGGCTGTCGGGAACCGCGGAATTGTTGCTTGTCGCCGGCATACGCGCCAGGACCGCGGCCTGGTCGCATTTCATTCTTGCCGTATTGCTGCTCGCTCTTCTCGGCGTGAATTGGGGCTACAGGCTGTATGACTACGAAGCCGTCGTGCTGCCCTACGGACTTCTTTTGTCGTTCTTCTGCGTGATCATGGTGTCGGTGACCGGATGGCATGGCGGCAAGCTCGTCTTCGACTATCGGCTGGGCGCCAAAAAGGGGAGCTGA
- a CDS encoding cytochrome c oxidase subunit II — translation MDPAGPAAARIATLWWTMLAGSAAIFALVMLLLLIAYRRTPAPHQSEPRQERFWLYGLGLAFPLVILAALLIYGLVLGETLLPKASENVVTVRAEARQWSWSFGYADAAELRTQGVLHIPAGRPVDVEITTVDVIHSFWAPRLAGKLDAIPGQVNVLRIEAAAPGEYHGVGAEFSGPGYSGDAFTVIAHDPAGWAAFLGRATE, via the coding sequence GTGGATCCCGCAGGCCCGGCCGCCGCACGGATCGCCACGCTGTGGTGGACGATGTTGGCGGGATCAGCGGCGATTTTCGCCCTGGTGATGCTCTTGCTGCTGATCGCCTATCGCCGAACGCCTGCCCCTCATCAGAGCGAGCCTCGGCAGGAGCGCTTCTGGCTGTATGGCCTCGGCCTCGCCTTCCCGCTCGTCATCCTTGCGGCGCTTCTTATCTACGGGCTGGTTCTGGGGGAAACGCTTCTTCCCAAAGCTAGCGAAAACGTCGTGACGGTGCGCGCAGAGGCGCGTCAGTGGTCATGGAGCTTCGGCTATGCTGACGCCGCCGAACTGCGCACGCAAGGCGTTCTGCACATCCCCGCCGGACGGCCCGTCGACGTCGAGATCACGACGGTGGACGTGATCCACAGTTTCTGGGCCCCTCGGCTCGCCGGCAAGCTCGACGCCATTCCGGGGCAGGTGAACGTGCTGAGGATCGAAGCCGCGGCGCCGGGAGAATATCACGGAGTCGGCGCCGAATTCAGCGGCCCCGGATACAGCGGCGACGCCTTCACCGTGATCGCGCATGATCCAGCGGGTTGGGCGGCCTTTCTCGGACGCGCGACAGAATGA
- the ctaD gene encoding cytochrome c oxidase subunit I, which translates to MNALARHRALSRIWSSQPGWRGVISTVNHSDIGRMFLLVAALFFLIGGVLAMLIRTQLATPHSAFVAPAIYDQIFTMHGTVMMFLFAIPLFEGAAVYLLPKLLGTRDLAYPRLSAYGFWCYAFGGSMLIFAMLAGLAPDSGWFMYPPLSSSAHSPGVNADFWLIGVTFVEVSAIAAAVEICVSILKFRAPGMSLDLMPIFAWYALVTALMILMGFPPLILGSILLELERAFGFPFFESALGGSPLLWQHLFWLFGHPEVYIIFLPAAGVISTVLPVMARTTLLGYRWVVAAAVALAFLSFGLWVHHMFATGIPHMGLAFFSAASTLVAVPTGIQIFAWLGTLWKGQPRLTLPMLYIIGFFFTFVIGGLTGVMVAIVPFDWQAHDTAFITAHLHYVLFGGFVFPMLAGLYYWLPQITGRKRFFRIGEMAFWLIFLGFNGAFLAMHWVGLLGQRRRIAWYPEDAGWTAINLFSSITSFVMAIGVAMVVFDIALHALLAIRGSRNPWGAGTLEWAMPTPPAAYNFASIPIVGDREPLARDPELANKIARGEYFLGEPRGELRETLTVDAASGRPEALVIFPSNSTLPIALAAATGAAFLGALIRVYWAIPLALLFVVGLSLRWGWSQNAAAYPGLQNVGRATLLPQAIETDRSPGWWGSAFLLGADAVLYGSLFFGYAFLWTVGPNWPPPQWLSLSVLELVLGLIGAAAAAIGLHAAARAASRGASLWRGLLIALAGAAMTIAALSMTFARASQLTDYAYGATIFVMIAYALIHAAIAAIMICSLAYRTLRGGASRPRTSNVNIVRLWTDYAAFVATTSLVVTQFSSYLT; encoded by the coding sequence ATGAACGCGCTCGCGCGCCATCGCGCCCTTAGTCGCATCTGGTCTTCGCAGCCCGGCTGGAGAGGCGTCATTTCGACCGTCAATCACAGCGATATCGGGAGAATGTTTCTTCTTGTCGCGGCGCTCTTCTTCCTGATCGGCGGCGTCCTCGCAATGTTGATCCGAACGCAGCTCGCCACGCCGCATTCGGCGTTCGTCGCGCCCGCGATCTACGATCAGATCTTCACGATGCATGGAACAGTGATGATGTTCCTCTTCGCGATCCCGCTCTTCGAAGGGGCGGCCGTGTATCTGCTGCCGAAGCTGCTGGGTACGCGCGACCTCGCCTATCCGCGCCTCTCGGCATACGGCTTCTGGTGCTACGCGTTCGGCGGGTCGATGCTGATCTTCGCCATGCTGGCCGGCCTTGCGCCAGACAGCGGCTGGTTCATGTATCCGCCGTTGTCTTCAAGCGCGCATTCGCCCGGCGTCAACGCCGACTTTTGGCTCATCGGCGTCACCTTCGTCGAAGTGTCAGCCATCGCCGCGGCGGTTGAGATTTGTGTTTCGATCCTGAAGTTTCGCGCCCCGGGCATGTCGCTGGATCTTATGCCGATCTTCGCCTGGTATGCGCTCGTCACCGCGCTGATGATCCTGATGGGCTTTCCGCCCTTGATCCTCGGTTCGATTCTGCTCGAACTGGAACGCGCTTTCGGCTTTCCCTTTTTCGAATCCGCACTCGGCGGAAGTCCCCTGCTCTGGCAGCACCTCTTTTGGCTCTTCGGCCATCCCGAGGTCTACATCATCTTCCTGCCCGCCGCCGGCGTCATCTCCACAGTCCTCCCGGTGATGGCGCGCACGACGCTGCTTGGTTATCGATGGGTCGTGGCGGCGGCCGTCGCGCTTGCCTTCCTGAGCTTCGGGCTCTGGGTGCACCATATGTTCGCGACAGGCATCCCGCATATGGGACTGGCGTTCTTCTCGGCCGCCTCGACGCTCGTCGCGGTTCCCACGGGGATTCAAATCTTCGCCTGGCTTGGCACGCTATGGAAGGGTCAGCCGCGGCTGACGCTGCCGATGCTCTACATCATTGGCTTTTTCTTTACCTTCGTCATTGGCGGCCTGACGGGGGTTATGGTGGCTATCGTGCCCTTCGACTGGCAGGCGCATGACACGGCTTTCATCACGGCGCATCTCCATTATGTGCTGTTTGGCGGATTCGTCTTTCCGATGCTCGCAGGGCTGTATTACTGGCTTCCCCAGATCACCGGCCGCAAGCGTTTCTTTCGAATCGGCGAGATGGCCTTTTGGCTCATCTTTCTCGGATTCAACGGCGCCTTCCTGGCGATGCATTGGGTTGGCCTCCTCGGCCAGCGCCGGCGGATCGCCTGGTATCCCGAGGACGCCGGCTGGACCGCAATCAATCTGTTTTCTTCGATCACCAGTTTCGTCATGGCGATCGGCGTCGCGATGGTGGTCTTCGACATTGCGCTGCATGCGCTTCTCGCGATCCGAGGGTCTCGCAATCCCTGGGGCGCCGGGACGCTGGAATGGGCGATGCCGACGCCGCCCGCCGCGTATAACTTCGCCAGCATACCGATTGTCGGCGATCGTGAGCCGCTGGCGAGGGACCCGGAACTCGCGAACAAAATCGCCCGCGGCGAATATTTTCTGGGCGAGCCGCGCGGAGAGTTGCGCGAGACGTTGACCGTCGACGCGGCGAGCGGCAGGCCTGAAGCTCTGGTCATTTTCCCAAGCAATTCGACGCTGCCTATCGCGCTCGCGGCGGCCACCGGAGCGGCCTTTCTCGGTGCTTTGATACGAGTCTATTGGGCCATCCCATTGGCCTTGCTGTTCGTCGTCGGCCTGTCGCTGCGCTGGGGCTGGTCGCAAAACGCGGCTGCCTATCCTGGACTTCAGAATGTCGGGCGCGCGACGCTTCTGCCCCAGGCCATCGAGACTGATCGGTCTCCCGGCTGGTGGGGATCGGCCTTCCTGCTTGGCGCCGACGCCGTTCTCTACGGCTCCCTCTTCTTCGGATATGCCTTTCTTTGGACCGTCGGACCCAATTGGCCGCCGCCGCAATGGCTCTCGCTCTCCGTTCTCGAACTGGTTCTCGGTCTCATCGGCGCGGCGGCGGCGGCCATTGGCCTCCACGCCGCGGCGCGCGCCGCTTCGCGCGGCGCGTCTCTATGGCGCGGACTTCTCATCGCGCTCGCCGGCGCCGCAATGACAATCGCGGCGCTTTCGATGACGTTTGCGCGTGCGAGCCAACTGACGGACTACGCCTATGGCGCGACGATTTTCGTGATGATCGCCTATGCGCTCATTCATGCGGCGATCGCGGCGATCATGATTTGCTCGCTCGCTTACCGAACCCTGCGCGGCGGCGCGTCGCGCCCCCGAACATCCAACGTCAACATTGTGCGCCTCTGGACCGATTATGCGGCCTTCGTCGCGACAACCAGCCTCGTCGTGACGCAGTTCTCGAGCTATCTCACATGA
- a CDS encoding DUF1643 domain-containing protein, producing MPDVSAGAREIERAAVISKCGAYRYSLTRKWSDAPLLSFVMLNPSTADAKDDDPTIRRCIGFARREGAGGLIVANLYALRSPSPEALWSARDPIGPKNRRTLVGLAAQAFAQSAPIVCAWGALARQDQIDEALLMFQVSGARLACLGRTQRGAPRHPLYVRADQPLERLP from the coding sequence ATGCCTGACGTCTCCGCCGGGGCGCGCGAGATTGAGAGAGCCGCCGTCATCTCAAAGTGCGGCGCCTATCGCTACAGCCTCACGCGCAAATGGAGCGACGCGCCGCTTCTGTCCTTCGTCATGCTCAATCCGTCGACGGCCGATGCGAAAGACGACGATCCGACAATTCGCCGCTGCATCGGCTTTGCGCGGCGCGAAGGCGCCGGCGGACTCATCGTCGCCAATCTTTATGCGCTGCGCTCCCCCTCGCCCGAGGCGCTCTGGTCGGCGCGCGATCCGATCGGCCCGAAGAATCGGCGCACGCTCGTTGGCCTCGCCGCGCAAGCGTTCGCTCAGTCGGCGCCCATCGTCTGCGCCTGGGGGGCGCTGGCCCGACAAGATCAGATCGATGAGGCGCTCCTGATGTTTCAGGTCTCGGGCGCGCGTCTCGCCTGCCTCGGCAGGACGCAGCGCGGCGCGCCGCGCCATCCGCTCTATGTTCGCGCCGACCAGCCGCTGGAGCGTCTTCCGTAA
- a CDS encoding CsbD family protein yields MSSTSDKFKGALNETAGSAKQAAGKVIDSPELEGEGVLQEMKGKGQTALGEAKDAIADALDAAATKAKEVAKNAKDAIHKATE; encoded by the coding sequence ATGAGTTCGACCAGCGATAAATTCAAAGGCGCCCTGAATGAAACGGCAGGGTCTGCGAAGCAGGCGGCCGGAAAGGTGATCGACTCTCCCGAGCTGGAAGGCGAGGGCGTGTTGCAGGAAATGAAGGGGAAGGGCCAGACGGCGCTCGGAGAGGCCAAGGACGCCATTGCCGATGCGCTTGATGCCGCGGCGACCAAGGCGAAGGAAGTCGCCAAGAACGCCAAGGACGCCATTCACAAGGCTACCGAATAA
- a CDS encoding HD domain-containing protein: MEKMHFTRMDQGTDEDFQILKQVHEHTLKELPDRLFGLLSDLGKDTAYNITRRDHCLQSATRALRDGKDEEYVVVALLHDACETLGPFNHGEVIAAILKPFISRDNYWMLAQHGLFQTYFYAAHLGLDPNARDKFRSDPAYEQTIEFCAKYDEVSFDPAYKNEPLATFEPMVRRVLSKDWTPP; encoded by the coding sequence ATGGAGAAAATGCATTTCACGCGGATGGACCAGGGCACCGACGAAGATTTTCAGATCCTCAAACAGGTTCACGAGCACACGCTCAAGGAACTGCCGGACCGGCTCTTTGGACTGCTGAGCGATCTCGGCAAGGACACGGCCTATAACATCACGCGCCGCGATCATTGTCTGCAATCGGCGACGCGCGCGCTGCGCGACGGCAAGGACGAAGAATATGTGGTCGTCGCTCTGCTGCACGACGCTTGCGAAACGCTTGGACCTTTCAACCACGGCGAGGTGATCGCCGCGATCCTGAAGCCCTTCATCAGCCGCGACAATTACTGGATGCTGGCGCAGCACGGCCTGTTTCAGACCTATTTCTATGCCGCCCACCTTGGCCTCGATCCGAACGCCCGCGACAAATTCCGGTCGGACCCGGCCTATGAGCAGACGATCGAGTTCTGCGCCAAATATGACGAAGTGTCGTTTGATCCCGCTTATAAAAACGAGCCGCTTGCGACCTTCGAGCCGATGGTGCGGCGCGTTCTCTCGAAGGATTGGACCCCGCCGTGA